The sequence CAATGTTATCTTAAGGCCATTAGTTGGTTCTTGAAGTGACGTGGAAGTCTTTGTAGCACAAATTTGACGGTATCCAATTAACATTAGAGGATCAAGTTGATGTTTCTGATAAATGCAAAAACAATATGATGTTGTTTGTATCTTTGAAAGAATAATGTAGATATTTACTCTTAAGAAAACATATAAACTCACATTACAAAGAATTGAAAGCATATCCCTTAGACCACATTTCTTTAGAAATTGATAAGAAAACTTGGAGACGGCCTTTGGTAATTCAAAGGAATGGGCATCAACAGCTTCCTGTCACAACACCAAATGAAGAAATCATCCAGAAAgtcactcaaaaaaaaaaattactacaaAATTAGCGCACATCTAAACTACAAGCTTAAAATAATACATGATCCAAACATTAAAATGTTtaaggctttaggctttaggcaaATTATACTATCCCTAATCTCCCTTTTCTAGACCCATAAGAGGTTCTTGTTTAGCTAACAACAAGATGGTATCAATAGACATATTTCTCTATTCATGTTATTTTATTAACTTAGAATTTAGAAATCGTAACTGCAAAACATGAATGGAAGGCCGAAGTTTAACCTCACCTGGGCAAGAGAAGGAGAACATATATATTGATGGATCTCAGTGAGAGCATCAAATGCATCATTCTGCGCAGGCTCATTATTTGGGTATGAAAGAGCGGCATCCGATAAAGAATCAAGGAAGTTGACAAGCTCTGAGATTGTGCTGTCAGACTCATGGATATCGCCAGCCTCAACCAGCTACAAAGTGTAAAAAGCAAAGCATATCAAACATGCTTTTCATTTATTGCTCCACAAACCATAACAactataacaataacaaattcttCTTCCACTATGTGAGTTCAGCTAATGTATCTCATAATCCTATACTGTAGTAGTAAACTAGGTCTatactaaaatcataaaaatctaaTAAACTAACAATACATTATaaagcttttctttttcttagatTCATAAATTTAATTGCTTACTTCATCTATGATCTAGCTTGATTaaataaaaatgaacaaaaaCAAAGTGTTAAGCTTGATCAAAGTTGTTAGTTTCATTCGAGTTTAGAAATGATGCAAGCATTCAATTGAAACCAAATCAAATTAactaaataacaaagaaaagggaaaaagatgAAATGAAAAAAGGTCTGGAGGTTTAGAAGGGATTGATCTTACTTTAAAGCATGATTGTAGAATCCTTTGAATTGTATTTTGAGTTTCAGAGGCTTGAAACGACACAGTTTCACTCTCTCCAGACATGAATGACATCAGAGTATTATGAACAGAAATCAGAACCACCGCAAGTCTCCCTCCACAGCTTCAACCTTTACTACCCGACCATGCATCACCACCATTTCCATCAAGGGTTACCAAatcccctttttttatttttttttctgaaaaatgaTGCCAAGATGGTGAAGAGAAGACAAGTTAGCGTGCTGCAATTTCAGTTGGCAACACTGAAGAACAAGGTAAGGACAAATTCGTCTTTTCAGGCATCTAAGCAGCAGGGAGTGAGACTGTGAGAGTGAGTTCCAGTAGCTACTACTCAGTACTCACTATTGGCTAGActtaattctaaattttaatgATAGAAATTTTCGTAttattcaaatttttaatttatattgttaTTTGGGCATTCAAGGAAAAANNNNNNNNNNNNNNNNNNNNNNNNNNNNNNNNNNNNNNNNNNNNNNNNNNNNNNNNNNNNNNGATAAAAATGTCTCTGAATTTTGTTATAAGCAAAATTAGATTATATTACGTATATACTAAAATCAaccactagtataaaatacatgttagaatataaatacacattaaaaattaaaatcaaaatacatttCATTATTCATATACACTAAAAAATTGCTTTATTTATCATGAACTCTAATCTAATCTTTCTTATCCCCTTtataccaaaaagaaaaatatatctaAAAAATTGTTCTTCTTTGTATACCAATTTACTGATAAAGAGCAACCTCCCCCCTAATCTCTACTGGACAGCAGTAGTCTATCCTCAGTTCCTCATCCTCTCCCTTCCTTGTCGGACTCTGCCATTGCCCTTCCTCCCCTGATCTCAACTTAGTAATTGATCAATTCAACGCTTCCTGTAGGTCATACTCTTCTTCGCTTGTGCATCGATGCTTCGCCTTCTGCCCCAACGATTCCCAGGTGATTCTCTTCCCTCTCTCATTTGATTTTTCGGTGTGCTTCCAATTCTAGCTGAGCTTACTTGCCACCATGATCCAATGAGATTTTTAGTCTTTCCAAAGATTTAGCATCAAATGAACTGATTCTGATTCTATGCCCCATATCTCTTTTGAATATTGAAATGCCTAGTCATATAGGCCTtgc is a genomic window of Arachis ipaensis cultivar K30076 chromosome B06, Araip1.1, whole genome shotgun sequence containing:
- the LOC107647071 gene encoding aberrant root formation protein 4-like, yielding MSFMSGESETVSFQASETQNTIQRILQSCFKLVEAGDIHESDSTISELVNFLDSLSDAALSYPNNEPAQNDAFDALTEIHQYICSPSLAQEAVDAHSFELPKAVSKFSYQFLKKCGLRDMLSILCNTLGYSSNMTKAASYIVPPLSGLSKVFTSNKKCHFEQVQLVVPIILNVLKAVALDSYDSDDTELESVFHRAVGILNSIYEVCNKLGGVSNEKF